In the Eremothecium cymbalariae DBVPG#7215 chromosome 7, complete sequence genome, one interval contains:
- the TAF5 gene encoding chromatin modification protein (similar to Ashbya gossypii AEL246C), with the protein MSQRGQKQPTKSSQNNIRPQGQQQGSASSSSQAARPSSGFSASDLNRIVLEYLNKKGYHRTEQMLRVESSRTLTPVAKTSVASNTLPQQPSGTNQDISTNGKPVSNPSAPLKRDANGNLIHQGQVTPQHYFRAYAMLKNWVDSSLEMYKPELSRILYPIFTYVFLTLVSKDPVQARRFFDKYSHDYKAVHGTEINKLFSVNSVDHIKENELAQGFQSNKYRVSISRTTLNLLLYFLNENESVGGSLLISIINQNLEPNAVDNITSQETLTDGIKDISAGAIDVESHNSVPVKLGPFPRDQEFTKEVEVELKRKDDQEGENGLDENRKTLVEEYKSILGQDVSSLGPNAGQLDSIMSTKHDETDAMPEKKESDDKSADKVVAPSSSGQSMGNTSVGPNASNPTIVAATPNAPADLSNPVMESPTKEMLPLPPKTALDLKLEIQKVRESRDAIKLDNLQTSAPSVCMYTFHNTNRDMTSLQFSEDSRLVAAGFQDSHIKIWSLDGTPLESKLPSKSKEASNTTTLIGHSGPVYSVSFSPDNRYLVSASEDKTVRLWSLDTFTCLVSYKGHNHPVWDVKFSPLGHYFATVSHDQTARLWSCDHIYPLRIFAGHLNDVDCVAFHPNGTYVLTGSSDKTCRMWDIQTGDSVRLFLGHTASVVSVAVSPDGRWLTTGSEDGVIIVWDIGTGKRIKQMRGHGKSAVNSLSFNKEGNILVSGGADQSVRVWDLKKFTNEPALEPEQPYSGYSGDMETSVNQDVKEYGRRRTVFPTQDLVASFHTKKTPIYTVKFTRTNLVLAGGAFTE; encoded by the coding sequence ATGTCTCAGAGGGGTCAAAAACAACCTACTAAATCTTCGCAGAATAATATACGACCACAGGGTCAACAACAGGGTTCTgcgtcgtcgtcgtcgcAGGCGGCGAGGCCTAGCAGTGGATTCTCAGCATCTGATTTAAATAGGATTGTTTTGGAGTATTTGAATAAGAAGGGATACCATAGAACAGAACAAATGCTCCGTGTGGAGTCTTCTCGGACATTAACACCAGTTGCTAAAACTTCGGTTGCCAGTAATACCTTACCTCAGCAACCATCTGGCACGAATCAGGACATTTCAACGAATGGGAAGCCTGTGTCTAATCCATCAGCACCTTTAAAGAGGGATGCCAATGGTAACTTGATTCACCAGGGACAAGTCACCCCTCAGCATTATTTCAGGGCATATGCGATGTTAAAAAATTGGGTTGATTCATCTTTAGAGATGTATAAGCCAGAGCTATCGCGAATACTGTATCCGATTTTCACATATGTCTTTCTTACTTTAGTTTCGAAGGATCCAGTTCAGGCGAGAAGGTTTTTCGACAAATATTCACACGACTATAAAGCTGTACATGGTACTGAGATTAACAAATTGTTTAGTGTCAATTCGGTAGATCATATCAAAGAGAATGAACTTGCTCAAGGGTTTCAATCAAACAAATATCGTGTTTCAATATCTCGTACGACGTTGAACCTGCTgctatattttttaaatgagAATGAGAGTGTAGGAGGGTCTTTGTTGATTTCTATTATTAATCAAAACTTAGAGCCCAATGCTGTGGACAATATTACATCTCAAGAAACATTAACTGATGGTATCAAAGATATTTCTGCAGGTGCTATTGATGTAGAAAGCCATAATTCGGTTCCTGTCAAACTAGGTCCTTTCCCCAGGGATCAGGAATTTACTAAAGAAGTTGAGGTTGAGTTAAAGAGAAAAGACGATCAGGAAGGTGAAAACGGTCTTGAtgaaaatagaaaaacCTTAGTAGAGGAGTATAAATCAATTCTCGGTCAAGATGTGAGTAGCTTGGGTCCCAATGCAGGTCAGCTAGACTCCATTATGAGTACAAAGCACGATGAGACAGATGCTATGccagaaaaaaaggaatcCGACGACAAGTCTGCTGATAAAGTAGTTGCTCCCAGTTCTTCTGGTCAATCGATGGGAAATACGTCAGTAGGACCAAATGCTTCCAATCCAACTATAGTTGCAGCCACTCCTAATGCACCTGCTGACCTTTCAAACCCCGTTATGGAGTCCCCTACAAAAGAGATGCTACCATTACCACCGAAAACTGCATTGGATTTAAAGTTGGAAATTCAGAAGGTTCGTGAATCCCGTGATGCTATAAAGTTAGATAACTTGCAGACATCAGCTCCAAGTGTTTGTATGTATACCTTCCACAACACAAATCGTGATATGACATCTTTACAATTCAGTGAGGATTCCAGACTAGTAGCTGCGGGCTTTCAAGACAGCCACATCAAAATATGGTCGTTGGATGGTACTCCGCTAGAAAGTAAATTACCTTCAAAGTCCAAAGAAGCAAGTAATACGACAACTCTAATCGGACATAGTGGACCAGTGTACTCCGTATCTTTTAGCCCTGATAACAGGTATCTGGTTTCTGCATCAGAAGATAAAACAGTACGGCTGTGGTCACTAGACACCTTTACTTGTTTAGTTAGCTACAAGGGTCATAATCATCCAGTTTGGGACGTCAAGTTTTCTCCTTTAGGTCACTACTTTGCCACTGTTTCCCATGACCAAACAGCTAGACTATGGTCATGTGATCATATTTATCCACTAAGAATATTTGCTGGTCATTTGAATGACGTGGACTGCGTTGCGTTTCATCCAAATGGTACATATGTTCTTACAGGTTCCAGTGACAAAACATGTAGAATGTGGGATATCCAAACTGGTGACTCTGTGCGTTTATTTTTAGGGCATACAGCAAGtgttgtttctgttgcAGTGTCGCCTGACGGTAGGTGGTTAACTACAGGTTCAGAAGATGGAGTTATAATAGTATGGGATATTGGTACTGGTAAAAGAATTAAGCAAATGAGAGGACACGGTAAGAGCGCTGTTAATTCCTTATCCTTCAACAAGGAGGGGAACATATTAGTCAGTGGTGGAGCTGATCAGTCAGTTCGTGTATGGGATCTAAAGAAATTCACCAACGAGCCTGCTTTAGAACCGGAGCAACCATACTCAGGTTATTCGGGCGATATGGAAACAAGCGTAAATCAGGATGTGAAGGAATATGGGCGCAGAAGGACCGTATTCCCCACCCAAGATTTAGTGGCCTCATTCCACACAAAGAAGACACCAATATACACCGTTAAATTTACAAGAACAAACTTGGTTTTAGCGGGCGGTGCATTTACTGAGTAA
- a CDS encoding DUF5315 domain-containing protein (similar to Ashbya gossypii AEL248C): MSYSQESLSVESADNQATRSQNTVRTLPVTVDGTENAKPIVDYKDKLWTEIDVLDDVKRMAEDRKLFNGFPEGFESHLENIRKSHATLLNALKNTSADNLEEQQAQIVAVMKQTETFRDK; the protein is encoded by the coding sequence ATGAGTTACAGTCAAGAATCCCTTAGCGTGGAAAGTGCTGATAACCAGGCAACGAGGTCTCAAAATACAGTAAGAACCCTACCAGTAACAGTAGATGGCACAGAAAACGCGAAGCCGATTGTTGACTACAAAGATAAACTATGGACTGAAATTGATGTCTTGGATGATGTGAAGCGAATGGCTGAGGATAGAAAACTGTTTAATGGCTTTCCAGAAGGTTTTGAATCACATTTGGAGAACATACGCAAATCGCATGCGACTTTGTTGAACGCACTTAAGAATACGTCCGCAGACAATTTGGAAGAACAGCAAGCTCAAATTGTGGCCGTAATGAAGCAGACAGAGACATTCAGAGATAAATAG
- the GPI2 gene encoding phosphatidylinositol N-acetylglucosaminyltransferase (similar to Ashbya gossypii AEL247W) has protein sequence MNMLVSEQKELMKREHTNLLDEYNDCIEWQRLLWLKQPYPDNYTDSKFLEVLSEIKCPKPNSQGCSDYFTVMIDFLTFHHTLVNSSLIYVIFILVYRYHYSPIALAGITTLFSSFSYHSVSNLKSSMIIVFTMLTLSPILKTLSRTTTSDSIWNLSSWLTIIYVVCLSCSKSSVLPTNILLSNVTVLASRLNTTPEVFCFLLICIELNIFLPSFESKLRFERNYIAYSIIIAVTHVIVYTFITMTLGWSYSLPMVTLSIAFIFILPWYFIHWQRNYYRGHQLLSTWDAKIPILD, from the coding sequence ATGAACATGTTAGTTTCAGAACAAAAGGAACTAATGAAGCGAGAGCATACAAATTTACttgatgaatataatgattGTATTGAATGGCAGAGGTTGCTCTGGTTGAAGCAGCCGTATCCAGATAATTATACTGATTCGAAGTTTTTAGAGGTGCTCAGTGAGATTAAGTGTCCGAAGCCCAATAGCCAAGGATGCTCCGACTATTTCACTGTGATGATAGACTTTCTTACATTCCACCACACTTTGGTTAACAGCTCACTaatatatgttatattCATCCTAGTTTATCGTTATCACTATTCACCTATAGCATTGGCAGGTATCACTACtctgttttcttctttctcatATCATTCTGTTTCTAATCTTAAGTCATCAATGATTATTGTTTTTACGATGCTAACCTTATCgccaattttgaaaacacTTTCAAGAACTACTACCTCTGACTCCATTTGGAATTTGTCGTCTTGGTTAACGATCATTTATGTGGTGTGCCTTTCATGTTCTAAGTCCTCTGTTCTACCGACGAATATTCTACTTTCAAATGTCACTGTTCTAGCTTCAAGATTGAACACCACACCAGAggtattttgttttctcttGATTTGCATAGAGctgaatatatttctaCCTTCTTTCGAATCCAAACTCAGGTTCGAACGGAACTACATTGCATATAGCATCATTATTGCAGTGACTCATGTTATTGTGTACACTTTTATTACCATGACACTTGGCTGGTCTTACTCTTTACCTATGGTGACGTTGTCAATAGcctttatattcatattaCCTTGGTATTTCATACATTGGCAACGGAACTATTATAGGGGACACCAGTTACTCTCTACGTGGGATGCCAAAATTCCTATACTAGATTAA